Below is a window of Corvus cornix cornix isolate S_Up_H32 chromosome 10, ASM73873v5, whole genome shotgun sequence DNA.
TCCCAGGTTTGTGCCTTTCCCTGCAATGCCAGCAGCCAGCCATCCCACAAACTGCTGCTCAGTCTCCTCCTTTTCCAAACTGCCCCAAATAGCCCATCTGTTCCCAAAGATGGAGGTTTTTTCAGACATGCCAGGCTTTTTAACAAACCATTACCCTTTAGACAGCATCAAATACCTCCAGGTTTTCTGGCTGTCACATTACCTCCCATAAACTTGTATATTTACATTGCACAACATTTAATATAACATGCTGAGGAAGACCAAAAATGGGCAAATATTCCCAGGACCCCTGTGCGTGTCTTAAACCCCAAGTTTCTGCATTGAAATATCAAGGAGTAAACTACTATAAAGTTGAATCGGTTGCACAATAAATTATTAgtttatgtatattttaattgcaaatctCTGCAATAATTAGCACTGACACTTCTTGGGCTGATGTGCTGAGTGTGCTTTGACAGTGAGCATTATTAACGGGCTGTAAAAGGCAATGGGGAATTGGATTATAATGTTCTTGTTTTGCAAGCTGTATggtgaataaataaatttgttctGGCAGCAAAATTAACTGGGATAAATGTGTCTAGCTCCAGTCACCAAGAAGAGGGCTTGCTGTAAATGAATTTGTTGTCAGCCTTAAGTTAAAAGAATCTGGTTACCAGGACATTATTTCTGGCAATTAGGTACTAGAACaacatcagaaaaagaagagattttcttTGAACTATTTAATGAGTAAGGTAGTAATCACAGACTCATTTGCTGGAAATATGTGAtgagatttactttttttgtggTTAGGGTTCACTGTGCAATGAAAACCTGCATTTATCAAATCTACTAAAGGCTGGACTGAGAGACTGAACTGTGGCACAGATCTGGCTTCTCCTTGCCTAGAATCCCTGGGTCTTCACGGGGTTATCCCATGGCCAGTCACTAATCAGAGGACAGTTCTTTGCTCCTTCTTCTGTTTCAGGCAGTTGTAGGTTGCTTTGTaacaacagcaaacacaaatgACTTGACAGGAGGGAGTGAGTGTTGCCCTGTGTATGTTGCATTACTAACGTGCACATGGTGTGTTCTCTAACAAATCCCCAGTTTGGTAAGAACAATCCTTATTCAGTATTGATGCTGAAAACCCTGACTTTGTATAATCTGCACAGTAAGATAGGATAAGACAGATCATGGCTAAGACCACAAGCCTTGTAGATGTTTATGCTGGTTTTGTCCAGGATAGAATGAATTTTCCTCATAGCAGTGTAGTAActatattttggatttgtgcttggctgccagctgggatcAAAACACAACAATGTTctacagaggggaaaaaacacactAGAAACCATTTAACTTCTTCCATTTTAgtggttgttttatttcttgttggttttttttaacttacaaTCATTATgctcaaatataaaaattcctGACCAAAGTtagttttaaaagtttaaaagtaaTTCCATCTGCATTGATACATGCCAAACATCACTAGattcagtttctgaaaacaTACTGATAAGACTCCCAACAAGTTGCTTTGCCTGACATCCAGAAAAATCCTCCTTTCCAACTTGTGCAAACATACTTCAGCTTGACAGAAAATAAGTTACACCTGAGTGTTTGCACACTTAGTTTTCATTAATCTTAAATAACCTTTTTTCCCATGGACCCTTAACGATTGACTCATGCTAAACTGCACCACTGTGATCCTTTTCAGCTGTACTCAGCATCCTCATGAATCccaggaacacagaaataagaataaatgCAGAGATGCCATGAGGATTAATGTATTGGTGACAGAACCGGAAAGCTCCAGGCACCTTTATTTCCAGAGCTCTGGAACAGATGCAGTGCATTGCAGATCAGCTATTCTTAAGGCACATGGTGAAAGTAACAGTTTATCATCTCGGGTGGTTCATCTCTCCGAGTCAAACATTCTGTGCCAGTAGTAGATGAAGGTTGGCGAGTTGCTGGCCCCTATCACTATCAGCAACAGCAGGTACAACATCATCATTATGGGAAAACGGTGGGTGTAAAACCAGGAAGATTCATTAGAAGGcctgaaaagggaaaagtgcATTAATTCTGTCAAATATGCATGAATAGTTGGCAAAGAGTATCTCAGGTTTTGATATTTTAAGCAAATGCAATAGAAACAGAAAGTTGTTCCACAATCCATGTAACTAACAAAGCCTGATTTTCACCACATCCCTTTTCCCTAAGTCTCCATGCACAATCCTGTCTTTTGTCCCCATGTTCACACCTTTCCCTGTGGTCTGGAGCTGTAGCTGCCTGGCCTGTACACATGTTGATTAGCTGAGTGAACACTGCCACTTAGGATAGATAAGGGCAGAGTTAAAACTGAGGCAGTTTTAAGAGCTGCACTCACCAGACATCCACTCTTGGTTTCCTGCCACAAACAGATAATTAGAGCTCTCACAGACACTAAGTGCTTACAGGTCTggtaaaaaagcaaatttagtCGAGCCTGGGAGTGTCAAAGAGCAAGACAGAGGCAACGTGATGGTGTAAGACTTATTTCCATAGGCAATGGGCTAAAACCAAATTCTGGTGGTGCAGTGTATCTTTCTTggttgttttctgttgtttttcaaCAATGAGATGTGTTTATCTGGCTGTTGTAGCAGCTCATCCCTCTAGACAGCTGAACTCTTACCTCCTATGCTGCTTCTGTGAATACACTAGCAAGTATTTAACTCGTAAGAGCTGGTTGTTTGTGACAACGAAGTATTTCTGTGGTACATCTCCTCCTTCACTGTTTTTCActcttgctctttttctgtctATTTCTTCTGAATCTGAATtggcaagagaaaagaaaaaaaaatgcagaacttcAAGTAACtgcaaaaaaagtaaacaacCAACACCCCCATACACACCCCCCAGAAGAATGGGAATGAGATAACTGAAGATCTAGTCTTGGTATTCCCCTGAATCCAAGAATAGACTGAGAAGTTTGCTTGAGGCTATACCACTCCTAGTCATCCTTGGTATGGATGACATTATGGCCCAGACCAGGGTGACAAGGAGGTGAGTCTCCCATCCAGTGCTCAAGAAGCCACTGAtattaataatgaaagaaaaacaacatgaaGGACGGATGTACTAACTACACAGTTTTTACTGTAATAGACTCACCTTTCTTCTTCACCTGACACTTTACATCTGGGTGGTCAATGATCTCACAAACAGCCACACAGCTGAGGATAGAGCCCAGTGCGCTTCGCTGCCAGCCGAGACCATGAGGGCTgtacagcagagccaggctcagGTCACTGGTCAGATAGGTGCCTTCACCAAACAGGGATGtctgaaacagagcagaaatctATCCTAAAATCATGTACTGCAAACCTCAAACAACATACAAGTGTTCTTTCCTTTCAGACTGGCAGTTCTGCTTCTGAAGGTAAATTACGAAAGGCCTTTCTGACCCGTGTTGGGCCTGGTCCACGCGCTGTTTTTGTCCTGGCACAACCTCCTTGGGGTGGGGCTGCTGCCCTCTCCCATCCCTCAAATTAGCTGCTTGGCAGAGCATTTGGTGTGGACAGATTCATGCTTTCCCGGATTTGGAGTTAGTTTGCCAGCATAAGTATTTTACATCAACATGACTGCACCGTTCTTAAAAGGCATTTCATCAATTTATTGAGACTGTCATCATTCAAGTAATCCAAACTCCCCAAACAAGGCAAGGCTTTACTTCATTTTAATCCATGCTTTACTAGAAAAGAGGAAAGTACTTTTCAATTTGCCACACTGGCTAAAATTATTACTCCAGTAAGTCCATTGTACCCAGTAAACCATTACTCATCGAGAATGTGGGGAAAATAACATAGTCCAGGTTGACTGCTAGGTCAAGCAGGTGCTGTGTCAAAGCTGCCTTACAACTGACACAAAAAGCCAGGAGTCTCAACTGCCCTTCCCCTGAAATCAAAAGAGGTGCAAATCCCATGGGTTGTATCCCTAAACCAGACCATTTAAGAAGGCTCCACTTGCAAGTAGCACCTGAAACTTTGCTGATCTAAACACAAGGCCAGGCAGAAAATCTCCactgtcctcctcctctttaGACAGgcacttcccagctgcaggctgTCAGACAGGTCAGGATTTTCAGAGGAATTACACTTCCTTATAAAGAAGCAAAGGACAGTCATGAATTGTCACGCTGGTGAAAAGGGTTTCATGCCACTTCCAGATTTTACCCTCAGGCTGCACTAGAAAATCCAGCACAGCCATCCACAAAGGCctacactgaaatgaaaatagcaGTACAAGATCATCAGCACATTTCATACCCCAAAAGGAATCTGggcctatttttaaaaagtgtccCCAGCTGCAAGTGACCAAGGGAAGATGGTGTCAATGGCAGGAGCCTCACCCTGTTCAAGTGGCAGTGCAGGCCGTGGTGCAGGATGGAATGGAAGTTCTCCAGGCGGCTCCCATGAAAGGCGTAGATAAGGTCCTGCTCTCCCTTGGTCTCAGCAAACTTGGTGTTCATTTGATCACAGTACACGATCTCAAAGAGGTAGTCTGGAGCAGGAACTGCAGCCCCAGACATCCCTGTGAGTTCCTGGATCTTCTCATActtaaaaaacaggaaagaatcTCAGTGTTGATTTATGTGGTTAGATTACTCACTGGAA
It encodes the following:
- the PARP16 gene encoding protein mono-ADP-ribosyltransferase PARP16, which translates into the protein MSAPGPDPGEAAPGAREAARRDPLAADLRCSLFAAALQSYKRDSALRPFPGRYASGDTKDFEGLLADTNALPSLKELLESVPNTDKRTWDLFSWILSSKVFMIQSTKKQDYEKIQELTGMSGAAVPAPDYLFEIVYCDQMNTKFAETKGEQDLIYAFHGSRLENFHSILHHGLHCHLNRTSLFGEGTYLTSDLSLALLYSPHGLGWQRSALGSILSCVAVCEIIDHPDVKCQVKKKDSEEIDRKRARVKNSEGGDVPQKYFVVTNNQLLRVKYLLVYSQKQHRRPSNESSWFYTHRFPIMMMLYLLLLIVIGASNSPTFIYYWHRMFDSER